Proteins encoded by one window of Arachis ipaensis cultivar K30076 chromosome B04, Araip1.1, whole genome shotgun sequence:
- the LOC107636731 gene encoding uncharacterized protein LOC107636731 has protein sequence MSRNYPEKTDWNARRAQQQGRVYALMADDVAKSDALIKGKCEINDKVLTNLYDTGASHSFIDYDKATELGLRVSTLSFDLHMHTLASKTVVTKLGCQEVPFRVENQEFIHDFIYLPMTKLDLILGLD, from the coding sequence ATGTCTCGTAACTATCCCGAGAAGACCGATTGGAATGCCAGGAGAGCCCAACAGCAAGGCCGTGTGTATGCCCTAATGGCAGATGATGTTGCTAAGTCGGATGCTTTGATCAAAGGTAAATGTGAAATCAATGATAAAGTGTTAACTAATTTGTATGATACTGGAGCCTCTCATTCATTTATAGATTATGATAAAGCTACTGAATTAGGATTAAGGGTGTCGACATTGTCATTTGATCTACATATGCATACCCTTGCTTCTAAAACTGTGGTGACCAAACTAGGATGTCAAGAAGTTCCTTTTAGGGTGGAAAACCAAGAGTTTATTCATGATTTTATCTATTTGCCAATGACTAAGTTAGACTTGATTTTGGGTTTGGATTGA